In Scophthalmus maximus strain ysfricsl-2021 chromosome 5, ASM2237912v1, whole genome shotgun sequence, the sequence tgcTGAATCATTTCTCCAGTCATGAGCATCACACAGCAGATTAATGAATCGCTTAACCTGAGCATTCTATTAGGACAGACAGGGAAGGCCATCTTAGCTCTGAACGCTCCAGCTGCAACAGTGTTACcgcgcatgcatgtgtgtatttgtttgtgggtgtgtgataAGTTATACCAGCCTCAGCTGACTGAGTAGCGTTGAAAGggcaagttgttgttgttgttaggtTTCCTTGTAAATGTTAATGAACACAGAATTTGCTTAATGCATATAAGGGGGAAACAGGCTTACTATTGTTGCTGAACGTAAAGGAGTCGCTCTCCCTCATCGTCTCATTCCCGCTGTCCGACAgcgtcctctccctcctggaGGGGGGCGGCCTCCTCTTCGCACTCTTCCGGGTGCTGATGCGGATGATGCCGCGCACAAGCCGGCACTCCGCCTCCTGCTCGCCCATCTTGTGCTCCTCCGCCAGCGAATTGATGAGCTGATTGATGTCTTTGCTCCTCCTCAGGAACACAGAGTCCGAGGTGCACCTGGCCAACTCTTCGATCTGATATTCGGAGTacagctccagcagcttcttGGTAATCAGAGAGTCCACGTTCTCCTCGCCGTCCTCCCAGTCGTCAAACCTCATGGACTCGTGCAGCGACGGATTGCTGGGCAGCGTTTGAAGAACGGACTTCGAACGCAAATAGGACGATTCGGTGTCCACGTCTAGATACTCCCTTGGGCTGTCCACTTTGACACCGGCGATGCGAACATCCCCAAGCCAGTCTGTGTGATCCTCCTCTTTGCTGTCTCGCGGGTTCACACTGCGGAGGCTCACCTTCTCCGGTTCATCCGGGGAGCTCTCGTTCGGCGCCAGGCGAGGAGCAAGCGTGGACCGCTGGCAAACCCTGTACAGGCCACAGGTCAGCACGCTGCACAAGAacgtcctgcagctgctcagagaGGCGCAGGGGTTGCAGGTTGGCGCTGCGGCGGGAGGGCCGGCCGAGCCGGGGATGAAGCCGATTGTCTCGCACTCCTTTCCGTTCGCGTCCCTAAGGTGGGCTTTGTGGGCCGCCTTTGGCTCCGGGGTCGGCAGCCGCTCCTCCACCGGGTCCACGCAGCGCTCCTCGTATGACGACCGCTGGCTGCCGCTGCTCTGGCTCGGCCTGTGCGCGGAACCGCCACGCCCCGAGCTCCGTCTCAGACTGCCGGTGCCCTCAGCGGACATGACTTGCTGGCTCCAAGGTTCTGCACAAGGGGAACAGAATGCGTGACTACTCGGCAAGAAATCGTCTTATCGTGTTGTCAATCCAATCCGTCGGGCAGAACCTAAAAACCCCTTTGTAGCCACCTGAGGGCATCTCTCTTTGAAACAAATGTGATGCTACTATCTTCAGGTGGCAGGTGAAGAGACCCAACTGGTTCTGTGGAGGATGCGTTCGCTCACACTTGTCACATATCAAATTCCGCTGGATTGCTCTCGTGGGGATTTCTATGAGTGAACTCAAGtgtttcattgtaaaaaaataattgtgggCGAGTGTTACATGAGGGCAGAACTTCAAAAATGtcgttttcatttattttttgtttattagtttttattGGAATTTAATTGGCCTTTTCCTCGTGTGGAAAAAGTTGAGAGCATTATGGGCAGCTTAATTTGGTAACAACgggaaataaaacaccaaaTATGAATATGGATTCAGTCAAGTAGCTTTAGTAGAactctttaaaatgtgttcTGGCAGACAGGAACACGGCAGAACCATTAAGAAAGcagtgattgtttgttttttacatgagCCGATGGTTCTCTGCGTCTGACATTCCGCGTCACGACGGCGACTCGTGTTTACAGTCGTCGTACCATGGAGTTAGATATTAAGAAAGCAAATTCCAcgaaaataattatttttcatctttcacatCTAGCAACCAACATTCGATTCACGTCACCGGGCAATTCGCCTTCGCGTGCGAAGCATTAATTTTCACTTTCGTGTCGACCTGTCGCCGCCGCTCGCTCCTCCATTAGAGGAGCTCGTCGGTAAACACGACTCACCCGCTCGCACGGCGCGTCCACGAAGTTAGCTGTCGTCCCGTGAAAACTTTTACATTAAAcacttctgttgttttttttcgttgtttttttttttttatcaatccaTCTCGACCGTCCCCGAATATCGACTCCGCTCAGATGTCGAACTTTTATTCAAAGTCCTCGACCCAGATCCGCGTTTACCTGCGCGTCAAGGTGTAGCGAGCGCACCAGGTGGCTACAGGCGAGAGGGCCGAGGGCTTCCGGTCGTgactcttcaaaataaaacacaaggtGAAATTGCCACCGTCGTGTATTTGACAGCGTTTCCTATAACTCCACGTAGACCTATTCAAAACAAGTTTAAACTAGCTAACAATCAAATACAACATCTCCATGACCAGTGTCGGACAGTTTCCATGTGGAACTATTGCAACAGCttactattttttatattttgttatattttgtacatacaaacagctttttaaaatttctttctattctgctatttctgctatattctgtccactgtgctgctgtaacgaccaaatttctccattgtgggacaaataaagttaTATCTTATCTTACTAATTACTCAGTAAAATATTACTCTAACATTATTACTCCTCCCAGTAACTAGTAAGGGATTACAATTTCCGAAATAGttattatattacagttactgatccaagTAACGCTGCATTACTTTTTCTTTGCGAGAATGCGAATATGTATTTTGTCTTAGGTAGGCTTTATTGTATGATGACGTGGACGCGCGGGCAGCTCACCTCAGCTACGGTCACTGAGGAGATCTGGAGAGCTTGTCGCTGGGTATATCTTAGATAAGACGTTTGAGCTAATATGCCAGGgcaaaaataacagaacaagaagctTGACACAATATCAGCTGGGGTGTTATGCAAcgttttatgttctgtaaaaccatcagataCTCCTTGCTGCTCTTATGACTGAATATGCAGAACCCGCAAAtgtaatatagtaatataacTGGTAATGTgactaattacttttaaaaccaagtaataagtaaggtaatataattactttttgaaagagtaataaGTTATTTATtacccttcctgagtaacttgcccaacactgtTCATGACACCCCCAGACGAGTCATCATTTTgacgcttttattttgaaataatttccGGTAAAAACATTTGGACAATCCCTCACTCATTGTCATGCATCAAGTTAGCCACAGTGAGGCGTCGATTTACCGGATGTTGTACACTTTAAAAACGGTTTGTCGATATTTGACTTGTAGAGAACTAAATATCAATGAAAGGGCGACAAGTATATACCTGTGCATTCATGCGGCTATTCTGATCAGGGCCATCAACGTGGCTAAAATGTAATGTAGTAAcgtgtcatttattttgaaagaaaaacaaccggACACgcgtctttgtctttgtcttaagTTTGACAACTTAAAGCCATTTTTTCCCAGCTTGTTTAACGACGACGTTTCCTACAAGTAGCGGTCACGAGTGTGTCGGGACTCAGTATGAATCACGAACGACTGTTTCAGAACTGCTTGTGTTAATTTGTGTATGTCGGGGAAAAAGGATATGAGCAAAGGTTTAGCTCAAATGGGACGAGAAAGCTAGCAGTGGTAACGGGGTTACCGGTGTCCACCGGTCCGCAGCTGGCGGAGCTGCTAAGCTAACGATGGACAGCTGTTTGCATTTGTGCCCAGTATTTCTATTGACCGGAAGAGGCATGACAGGTAACGCACATGCGGTGTCGAGCGCGGGGTCTTCGTGTCATTTACACTCGGTAGCCCCGGTGAAGGGTTAGCTCGTGTCGTCGTCGCCTCGGAGAACACaggtgtgtctgtgatgtcgcCTGTCGCCGGCCGCACGCACCGACTGTCCGGATCCCAACTTCACGATTAATCATGAAGAAGTGCGAGTACCAGCAGATCGACCCGCGGGCCCTcccgaccccgaccccgaccccCACCCCGACACCTCCGCACCACCGCGGggacgacgacggcggcggcggcggcaagaGCGACGAGTTGAAGAGACCCAGGAGGAAGTGGGAGGTTTTCCCCGGAAAGAATCGCTTCTACTGCGGGGGCCGGATCATCGTGGCGCGGCAGAGCGGGGTCCTGCCCCTCACCCTGGGCCTCATCCTCGTCACGAGCGGACTGTTCTTTATGTTCGAGTGagtgtcatgttttgtttaggATTATGATCAAATCGAGAACGACATTTCAATAACCCCTCACCTCCCATCACTTCCCAGTGAGACGAGCTCAaccagatctctctctctctatatatctatttctatctatatagatatatatatctatatatctatatagatatatatatctatatatctatatagatatatatatatatctatatatctatatagatatatatatatatctatatatctatagatatatatacattgaATTGATCTGTGTGTTGTATTAAACCTACGCCGATCTGTGGAGCATATCACACTGACTGCCTCATGATCTATGTCACACAATAGTTCAATAAATTAAACccaattcaaatttaaaacaacatttctgaaCGTAGTCTTGCAAGGTTTTCCAAAAAAGGACCTATCAGACCCTGTATTTTTGTAGCTATTAATGCAAAATATACTGTAAGAAGGAATCCTGCCAGAATATGGAAATGACTCTCTCTTTATTCCTGTGCAGTCAAAGGGTGTTCTGTCTCCAGGGGCCGACATGGTGATTAAAAGCACCGACTCTTAATTAAAACTAGATCCCTTGGTGGTAGAGGAAGTCGGCTCAGTTATTATACGAGTTGATCGTTTCCCCCGATCCTCCTGAACACGGTCGGTGTGTGTTCTTACGTTAATTCATCCTCTCGCTCTGTCGTGtgccttgccccccccccccccccccccccccccaaatatcACAGCTGTCCCTTCCTGGTCAAACACCTGACCAGCTGCATACCGGTCGTCGGAGGGGTCCTGTTCGTGTTCGTGGTCATCACCCTGCTGCAGACCAGCTTCACCGACCCCGGCATCCTGCCCAGAGCGACGCCGGACGAGGCCGCAGACATCGAGAAGCAGATTGGTAAAGACCAGCTCTGCTGATTTCCATCAATCGTAATTATGGTAGCGACTCATCGCACGATACATGAACGtggaatcaatcaatcaatttttattgacctcattaacagccattgtgtccaTGTGCGCGTTTGTTGACATGAGAATGAACGTCagcaacagtccagcaaagtcttcCTGCTTCTATtcttctcgtctgttctcgtcaaatgattaatcaattactggtttggtctattaaatgtcagaagatatggatttcttaatatttttctacAGGCACCAggtcttcaaattgcttgttttgtctgaggcctaaatgCAAGTCTAACATTTCTCTCAAAAGCAACACACATCGACCaagctcacgtgattcagtatcaaaaaaattgtcttcaaatgtgttaatgttgttTATCGTAATAATAAAAGATGTTAACGTTACAGGCCTAATCATAGTTATATTTTCATTAGAATCTTTAAAGTCATGCCTTGAATTTGATCCCCAAACGCAAGCTGCTTATGCTCAGACCATCTTTTTTTTGGAGTCTGCTCACTAGCATTCAATTGTGTCAAACATGATGACCATACTATTTTATGCATTGTCATTAGAGCTTTCACACACTATTTTGCCATAGAGCATAATTCACAACTGGGATTATTAAGGCATTGTTCTGCTGACATCGGCTCATTTGCTCTGAAATCAAAACATACGGCAAATTGTAATGGGGCGCCAACAACTCATCCTGCAGCCAGTCAAGTTTTAATGATGAAACCTTTGACACAGCAAAATTCACTATGCAGAATTTTTGGAGACGACTTATTCACTGTGACACATTGGAAGCAATTAGGGCAATTTTTTCTGCAGGCCTGATATCTTGTTGCCTCCTGAAGCTCCTCCATTTGGTCCGAGCTATTCCAGGATTGAGAAATAAGTTGCCCCCCCGACGAGGTTCTGGACAGATTCTGTCCCTCAGTTGCAAGTTCTTGCCATCATTATCTTTCTTTTCCATATGGCCTCCTTCAGTGTAATGACCTCAGTGTTATAAGGTGGCCTCGTGTGTAAACTCCTACTCATGGaatggaatcatcatcacagacatctcctctctgtacgctctactgttgacatttttcgcatcgctaaacagacgtcacatgattcgtctgcgtccgttggtgacgcctcttggaaatggaaaatgaaccgagaggtcccagactaatacgcatttgatTATTAGTCTGAGTACGCCAGGCTACACATTGACAACAATGCCACCAAAAACTGAACGTGAAGAGCTTCTTAAATGTAGATGATGTGGCAGGACTGTTGTCTTGTATTGTTTGGAGTTAGATCATAAATTATGTACACCTAATAAAGTGTTACACCTGAGCCATGTGAATGTTATGACAGCTGAAATTATAAACTTAAACTGGACAGAAATCAAAGCAAGTCTTAAAAATGAAGTTACATAGTATGTACGTGGCATGGAGCTATGTTGGGCATTATGTGAgatcaacaaataaaaaagataaaggtGTACGTTTAATGCTCTAATGACCATGTTCAATTTTCACATGCTGTTGGGAAAGGCTGGGGCGACAGGGAAATAGCACTTGCTGCTAAAGCTAGCATGAGCATCTTCTCACAACCTGAAAATTACACAAACTTTCATTATAAACACTCCGTTAATACACCCTCCGAGCCCCATCAAGTTGCTTGTGTTATTTCCCCACGCAGATACTGTAAATAAGCAAGGATTGGCATCTCCTGTACTCAATAATGCTCACTTCAGCAGATCAGTGATTGTGATCAATGTCGTTCCCCCCCTTGTGTCTTATTTTTCgtcctcacctctgtctctcaGACAACACGGGAAATGCTAGCTATCGGCCTCCGCCGCGCACCAAGGAGGTCCTGATCAACCAGCAGGTGGTCAAGCTCAAGTACTGCTTCACCTGCAAGATGTTCCGGCCCCCGCGCACCTCCCACTGCAGCCTGTGTGACAACTGTGTGGGTGAGCTGCAGATGCAAACACCAGCACCATGGCATTAACCTGCGTTCAATAATAAATGAAGTGAACATCACACTTTTTACTCTGAGACAAATCAGCGTAACTGTTGAACCATTCTTCTAAATCAAATTGTCTTTTGTGGATTCTCCTTCAGAGCGATTCGACCACCACTGCCCCTGGGTGGGGAACTGCGTGGGGAAGCGCAACTACCGCTTCTTCTACACCTTCATCGTGTCGCTCTCCTTCCTGACGGCGTTCATCTTCGGCTGCGTGACCACACACCTCGCGCTGAGTAGGTCCAGGTTCTCCACGGTTGAAAATCAGGCTGGATTTTACTGATACTTACGTACCTGCCAAAATGTCGGTGTTTGTTTTGCCTCGCTCCGGACTGCCAGACGGGTGGGGTTTACCACCTCATTGtttgataagaaaaataagCAGGAATTTTTTTCGTGACTGTATTAGGTGCCTGCTATTCTACAAACGTTATTTATTCCCAGAGTCCTGCTCTCTAAAGGGTTAGAATAAATTAAACTAATTTGAGCTTGACTCTGGTAGGACTGCTTCCAcatcaagaaaatgaaatagatGTTTTTTCACCTCTTTAATAGACTCAGAAACACGGGTGGGGCCTCGCCTCACTGttattctttcctctctttcaggGGCTCAAGGTGGAAAGGGTCTGGTGTTTGCTCTACAAGAGAGTCCAGGCAGATATCCTTTACTCACCACCGTGTTTTAAGGTTTTTTGGAGTAAATGGACACGTTCAGGGAGTCGGTGTAATTTTTTCTGCACTCAAATAAATGACGTTCTCCTTAATTCAACCTTTCACTGCAGTAGAGCTGGTGATATGTTTCTTCTCAGTCTGGTCCATCCTGGGCCTCTCAGGCTTCCATACATACTTAGTGGCTTCCAACCTGACCACCAACGAAGACGTGAGTAATGCATTGTGTTTGCACCCTTACTTTGATTTAAGTGTCTCATGATACAAAGATAGGTCAAGGGCATTTAATGTGACGTTTGTAAGAGgcaaataaattcaaataatagatcatgtaaaatatgaaactttGTCTTCCACTCACTGGAAGcaatgtttgtttggttttgtgtctTATGTTACTGAAGCTTTATAAATTTGTGTTGACATTGTGCAGGAgcttattttttaaagcttatGCTGttattcataaaagaaaataattaaatggaaACCTTtgaaattttcacattttagttACATTTTATCTTATGAATCTTtagtatttcaaaaaatgttgtaACCAGTCTGTACTGTTAAATTTTTTACCCAAGATTAAAGGCTCCTGGTCAGGGAAGAGCGGCGAAGACGTCACCAACCCATACagtcataaaaacatttttatcaacTGTTGCTATGTGCTCTGTGGACCCCTCCCACCAAGGTTAGTCTCAAGTCTCACACACTATATGAATTATAATAGAATCCATGCACGGTTAGATCCTCAGGCTGGCGTTGATCTGACAGTTTTCGTTTAGACATCTCAACCAGACAGACGGATATTAATTTTTCCTGATCCCTcagatatatatgaaaatatcatGTTTCTgtattcaatgaaaaaaaaagcacactgCCTTGCATGTTGCACCGTCATATTTATTCTATAGATTATGAAGCCAGGTTTCAAATCAGGAACACATTTGATCTTCCGATTATTTTGGAAATTGCCCAGATCTTAATCTTAACTCTAAATGCTGCTTGTTTTGTTGGCCCAACAGTTACGCAGTTACCCAGTattgctgtctttttttgaaaagttcacTAGCCTTTGCACGTGCTTGCCAATTAGGTTAGAGAAAAACCTTTATTCCTGTTGTTCAGAATTCCTTTGAAACCACCTTTACGAGTCTACTCAATGAACAGTTGTCTGTGTCCATCACTAAGCGAACACGAGACTAAAAGAGGACTTGGACCTTCCCTGTTTCTTTCCCGTCCCAGTTTGATCGACAGGCGAGGTTTCCTGCCCGCGGATGAATCTGCCCAGACAAGTGGCGCGGACATCGAGGTGCCAACTGTGGCCACTAAAAGCGAGATAAATGTGGTAGGAGGATCTTCCCAGCTTGTTAATGGCACGCAGGAAGCCCCCTCTCCTGTGCCTGCACTCCCAAACTCCCACCACGACTCTTCCTCTGCCTGACAGACGCCTTGTTGCCTGCTGTGCTGCCTGCTGTTGACTGCGGTGCATCGGTTAATCCCTACAAATGCTGTATTCTCACTGCAGTCAGAGGTTTACATATCAGTATTTAGAAGTTCTCTCAGTGGAAACAAGACttgattttatgattttcatCAGTTGAGCCAAAGCTTCCTGATTGCAGGGTAAAGACAGACATGGGAGCAGCATCGATCTCACCCATCACCCTCGGGAGCGAGGTGGGTGAGAGTCGCTGTTAACCTTGTCAGCCTGATGAATTCAGACACCTGCTGCAGGCGGGCAACGCACTGCTGAACAGCTCAGTCATAAACAAATCAGGTTAACTGCTGCTTTCCTTTTGATATAAGACCACAAATACTGTTCAcaatatatatggatatatatttttatgttttgttccCTTTCCTCTTCACAATCTACACTCAAGTATTTAAGTTCCTGTGCTCTACTTTGAGGAAGGAAGACTGAGCTCgttgtcttcctcctcacagagctgctctctTGTTGGAGAATGCCTGAACAGCCACTTTTGTTTACAAGATGTACCTGTGAGCCACAATACTGTCAAATCAAGTGGTAGAGGAGCTGCTGTTTGGAAAACGTGACAGGCagttcttatttatttttattttttttgcaccaaaGGATCTATTTGCATGTACAGAATAAGCTGATGCCAGTCGAAGCTGCAGTGTTTGTAGTTCTACAGATATTTTGTGACAGATGTGGGTTTGAGGAAGGTGTAAAAATA encodes:
- the zdhhc18b gene encoding palmitoyltransferase ZDHHC18-B encodes the protein MKKCEYQQIDPRALPTPTPTPTPTPPHHRGDDDGGGGGKSDELKRPRRKWEVFPGKNRFYCGGRIIVARQSGVLPLTLGLILVTSGLFFMFDCPFLVKHLTSCIPVVGGVLFVFVVITLLQTSFTDPGILPRATPDEAADIEKQIDNTGNASYRPPPRTKEVLINQQVVKLKYCFTCKMFRPPRTSHCSLCDNCVERFDHHCPWVGNCVGKRNYRFFYTFIVSLSFLTAFIFGCVTTHLALRAQGGKGLVFALQESPGSAVELVICFFSVWSILGLSGFHTYLVASNLTTNEDIKGSWSGKSGEDVTNPYSHKNIFINCCYVLCGPLPPSLIDRRGFLPADESAQTSGADIEVPTVATKSEINVCTQGTKGLLESASLPPLLSTSCPQGKPQTAHTCPDNNSPAVNSDPSPELSMSCGARRAASPQGDGSPSHHTKTRWKKSKRAALHVPNPAFDVPVSPTSPDAASFAPSQ
- the kdf1b gene encoding keratinocyte differentiation factor 1 codes for the protein MSAEGTGSLRRSSGRGGSAHRPSQSSGSQRSSYEERCVDPVEERLPTPEPKAAHKAHLRDANGKECETIGFIPGSAGPPAAAPTCNPCASLSSCRTFLCSVLTCGLYRVCQRSTLAPRLAPNESSPDEPEKVSLRSVNPRDSKEEDHTDWLGDVRIAGVKVDSPREYLDVDTESSYLRSKSVLQTLPSNPSLHESMRFDDWEDGEENVDSLITKKLLELYSEYQIEELARCTSDSVFLRRSKDINQLINSLAEEHKMGEQEAECRLVRGIIRISTRKSAKRRPPPSRRERTLSDSGNETMRESDSFTFSNNNDYKSNPNIQISELTSSDQCAREMWRNNGGHSSGSPTAYSPGSHLESNSSGVSLFRSSMRT